The following proteins are encoded in a genomic region of Oncorhynchus masou masou isolate Uvic2021 chromosome 32, UVic_Omas_1.1, whole genome shotgun sequence:
- the id2a gene encoding DNA-binding protein inhibitor ID-2a: MKAISPVRSFRKNSANLSEHSLGISRSKTPVDDPLSLLYNMNDCYSKLKELVPSIPQNKNVSKMEILQHVIDYILDLQIALDSNVAITSLHHPRPGQATSRTPLTTLNTDISILSLQSPEFPSELITDDSRNLHR, from the exons ATGAAAGCAATAAGCCCAGTAAGATCTTTCCGGAAAAACAGCGCGAATCTGTCTGAACATAGTCTGGGAATCTCTCGGAGCAAGACTCCGGTGGATGATCCATTAAGCCTGCTTTACAACATGAACGACTGCTACTCCAAGCTGAAGGAGCTGGTGCCCAGCATCCCTCAAAACAAAAACGTGAGCAAGATGGAAATCCTGCAGCATGTCATCGACTATATTCTGGACCTGCAGATCGCACTTGATTCCAATGTCGCAATAACGAGCCTCCATCACCCGCGACCGGGGCAAGCGACATCCAGGACTCCCCTGACAACTCTCAATACAGATATCAGCATCTTGTCATTACAG TCTCCGGAGTTCCCATCAGAGCTGATAACAGATGACAGCAGGAATCTTCATCGTTAA